A section of the Metabacillus endolithicus genome encodes:
- the argF gene encoding ornithine carbamoyltransferase, with amino-acid sequence MSLKLKEKTIQKRDFLTLLDYSQQEILDLIEDAFKLEENPLQPVLQGKTLAMIFEKSSTRTRVSFETGMLQLGGHALFLSSQDLQLGRGEPVSDTAKVLSGYVDAIMIRTFGHDKIEELAKHASIPVINGLTDLFHPCQALADLKTIYRLKEKFVGVKTAYLGDGNNVAHSLMIAAAKVGMDFSLGCPKGYEPNQDVVEKAQALAAETGAKITITNDPIEAVKDADIIYTDVWASMGQESEQQERLVAFKDFQVNDELVKHAKKDYNFLHCLPAHREEEVTASIIDGEHSAVFEQAENRLHVQKALLVKLLG; translated from the coding sequence GTGAGTTTAAAGCTTAAAGAAAAAACGATACAAAAAAGAGATTTTTTAACTTTACTTGATTATAGCCAGCAGGAAATTCTAGACTTAATTGAAGATGCTTTTAAGTTAGAAGAAAATCCGCTTCAGCCAGTGTTACAAGGAAAAACACTTGCGATGATTTTTGAGAAATCGTCAACAAGAACTCGTGTTTCGTTTGAAACAGGAATGCTTCAATTAGGAGGTCATGCTTTATTCTTAAGCAGCCAAGACCTTCAACTTGGAAGAGGAGAGCCTGTATCAGACACAGCTAAAGTACTGTCTGGATATGTTGATGCTATTATGATTCGTACATTTGGTCATGATAAAATTGAAGAACTAGCTAAGCACGCAAGCATTCCAGTTATCAATGGATTAACAGACCTTTTCCATCCTTGTCAGGCACTTGCTGATTTAAAAACGATTTACCGTCTGAAAGAGAAATTCGTTGGCGTGAAAACAGCTTACTTAGGTGATGGAAACAATGTTGCACATTCTCTTATGATTGCTGCTGCAAAAGTGGGAATGGACTTTTCCCTAGGTTGTCCAAAAGGATATGAACCAAACCAAGATGTAGTGGAAAAAGCTCAGGCACTTGCTGCTGAGACAGGTGCAAAAATCACGATCACAAATGACCCGATTGAAGCGGTGAAAGATGCCGATATCATATATACAGATGTATGGGCGAGCATGGGGCAAGAAAGTGAACAACAAGAGCGTCTTGTTGCATTTAAAGACTTCCAAGTAAATGATGAACTCGTAAAGCATGCAAAGAAAGACTACAACTTCCTGCACTGCTTACCAGCACATCGGGAAGAAGAAGTAACAGCATCCATTATCGACGGCGAGCATTCAGCTGTATTCGAACAAGCAGAAAACCGTCTGCATGTTCAAAAAGCGTTGTTGGTGAAATTGTTGGGGTAA